TTCGCCGCTATGTCGGGCACGGTGCTGAGCATCGGCGGCATCGGGCTGCTCGCCACCGGCACGCCGTTGGCGTGGCTGGTGCAGACCTCGTCATGGCGCATGGGCTTCTGGGTGCTGACCGGCTGCTCGGTGGCTGCATGGGCACTGATCGCGTGGAAGGTGCACGAGCCTGGGTCGCCTTCGTCCGATCCGGGCGTGCCGCGCGAATCTCTTGGCCGCGCAGCGTTGACTTTCGTGTCACTGTTCAAGCTACCGCACACGGCAGGCATCGTCGCGCTGTCGTTTGTCTGCTATGCCTCGTTCATCACCCTGCGCGGCCTGTGGCTCGGCCCGATGCTGATCGAACGGCATGGCTTTTCGCTGGTGGAAAGCGGGAACGTGGCATTGGCGGTATCGCTGTTCTCGCTTCTCAGCCCCTCGGTGTTCGGCCGCCTAGACCCCGGCAACGACAAGCGGCGCCGCTGGCTGATCGGCTGGACACTTGTGTCGGCGGCGATGTTCGTGTTACTCGCGTTGGGTCGCAGTGCAGTGGTCGACATCGCGCTGACGCTTGCGATCGGCATGCTATCGGGCTACATGGTCCTGCAGTATGCGCAGGTGCGCGCCGCCTATCCGCAGCGGATCGTCGGGCGCGCGCTGGCGCTGTTCACCATGTCGATGTTTCTCGGCGTCGCGATGATGCAATGGTTCACCGGCCTGATCGCATCGATCGCCAAGTCACAGGGCACCGACATCTTCGAGCCGGTGCTATTGACCATTGCTGGGCTGCTAGTGCTCGGCGCGATGACATTCGCCTGGTTGCCACGAGCGCCATCGGAGAAGGCTTCGAGTGAGCCAGGCTGACTGACCTCGATGCTCTGTTTCGCAGCAGGTGCTGTCGATGGCCGCCCGCGGCTGTACTCGCGCTGAGCGACACCAAGCAGTCATTGACCCCGGCGACCGGCGCTGGCTCGAATAGTCGTTGTACGAGGTACTGCGGCCGTAGGACTGTCGCTCATCGACCCGGACGTGCAGATGTCCCGCATCCGGCTCTCGGACAAGACTTCACACCTTCGCCCACGTGCGGTTTCGTCCCCGCCAAGTCAGGCGCACGAGTCCGAGTCGGTCGTAGAGGATCGAGGGTGGATAGCCCCCTCCCCGTTTGCGTCGCTGCTTGAACTTGGTCCGCAATCACCGGCGCAACCGCGCGACGGTGTAGCTGTCGATCGCCCGGTATGCGCGACTGACCGTACCCACTTGGAAGTAGTAGCGTCGAAGGAGTTCATCCCTCCGGCACCAGGGGCTCGGCCACCCTGAAGGCAACGAACCCACGCTACCGTTTGGTGGAAGTCCCACAGTACCGTTGCGAGAGAGCTCGGCAATGGTTGCCGCGGCTGCACCGAGGCCGTCTCACAGCTCGCCCGGGCGCGTCGGCAGATGGCCTGGCATCAGCACTTCGCCGTTCGGGCCCAACTCGACCTGTGATGCCCGGCTCCAGCGCCTCGAGCCGGCGCCGTTGCAGCACGTCGGCGCTCGGGCGGCGCTTGGGTCGAAGGCCAGCGCGGCACGCAGGTCAGCCAGCAGCTGCGGTTCGCTCCACGGCTTCCACGATGGTCGGCCTGGCGCACGCGCTGAGGCTGAAGGTCGTTGCCGAAGCGACTTCTACGGCACGTCGATTGCTGCGCCGTGTCATGCGCAGAGACAAGCCCCAGATGTATGAAGCGCCGCAAGACCACGCGGTCACGGGGTTCGTGCGCGTGCGCGGAGCCCGCGAGCACAACCTGAAGAACGTCGACGTCGACATCCCGCGCGACGCGCTCGTCGTGTTCAGCGGTGTGTCCGGCTCGGGAAAGTCGTCCCTCGCCTTCGGC
The Piscinibacter sp. XHJ-5 DNA segment above includes these coding regions:
- a CDS encoding MFS transporter, translated to MRTDIPSSGRLQPWIMLLALTAAFAMSQAFRTVAAVLAPPLQAEFRLSPQQLGTFAGAFHFAFGAMQFFVGIGIDLHGVRRTVLMGFPLAVAGAVLSALAPSYSTLVLGQVLIGVGCAPAFLACTVFIARRFDPARFAAMSGTVLSIGGIGLLATGTPLAWLVQTSSWRMGFWVLTGCSVAAWALIAWKVHEPGSPSSDPGVPRESLGRAALTFVSLFKLPHTAGIVALSFVCYASFITLRGLWLGPMLIERHGFSLVESGNVALAVSLFSLLSPSVFGRLDPGNDKRRRWLIGWTLVSAAMFVLLALGRSAVVDIALTLAIGMLSGYMVLQYAQVRAAYPQRIVGRALALFTMSMFLGVAMMQWFTGLIASIAKSQGTDIFEPVLLTIAGLLVLGAMTFAWLPRAPSEKASSEPG